The Polynucleobacter necessarius genome window below encodes:
- the ccmI gene encoding c-type cytochrome biogenesis protein CcmI, with translation MASFLISAFLLLVLVLVLLLRPFIFPAKISATSRRQMNAAIYKEELDKLAAEHKTGLITSSDYEIAHVEMRQRLFQNTVIEDDREVAGSAKKTATGLSVFIVLFSSALYFALGDAVRIAERGPENPVTQEGVEKMVAEFAVKMEKDPTNLKGWVMLAQSYRILGRTQAAAKAYERAGDFIDADPRLLADYADVLAANANGSFVGKPLQLINKALKLDPNNLIALWLSGTASYSAGNYKAAVQAWEKLAQQLPPNTDEARAIQGSIAEARSKGGLVPLKPSVALGKEISGVVELSPELKATSKPSDTMMIIARKPGERMPVAVLKAPVGSFPMNFALNDALAMNPSAPLSQLSEASIEVRISKTGMAKPEAGDLISSVQNIKVGANNVRLLVDQVRQ, from the coding sequence GTGGCAAGTTTTTTAATCTCTGCTTTTTTGCTTTTAGTGCTGGTCTTGGTCCTGCTCTTGCGACCATTTATTTTTCCTGCAAAGATTTCTGCGACGTCACGTCGTCAGATGAATGCTGCTATTTATAAAGAGGAGTTAGACAAACTAGCGGCAGAGCACAAAACGGGTCTCATTACCTCATCAGATTATGAGATCGCCCATGTTGAAATGCGCCAGAGGCTTTTTCAAAATACGGTTATCGAAGATGATCGCGAGGTTGCAGGTTCCGCAAAGAAAACGGCTACTGGTCTTTCTGTCTTTATCGTCTTGTTTTCCTCCGCCCTGTACTTTGCTTTGGGAGATGCTGTTCGGATCGCTGAAAGAGGGCCTGAAAATCCAGTTACTCAAGAGGGCGTCGAAAAAATGGTGGCTGAATTTGCTGTCAAAATGGAAAAAGATCCCACCAATTTGAAGGGTTGGGTCATGTTGGCCCAGTCTTATCGTATTTTAGGTCGTACTCAGGCCGCTGCTAAGGCTTATGAACGTGCAGGTGACTTTATCGATGCTGATCCTCGGCTCTTAGCAGACTATGCGGATGTTTTAGCAGCTAACGCTAATGGAAGTTTTGTGGGTAAGCCTCTGCAGTTAATTAATAAAGCCTTAAAGCTAGATCCTAATAACTTGATAGCACTTTGGCTTTCGGGAACGGCTTCCTATAGCGCGGGTAATTACAAAGCTGCTGTACAGGCTTGGGAAAAATTGGCGCAACAATTGCCACCCAATACTGATGAAGCACGTGCTATTCAGGGATCTATTGCTGAGGCACGATCGAAGGGCGGGCTTGTTCCTCTAAAGCCATCAGTCGCATTAGGCAAGGAGATAAGCGGTGTAGTTGAATTGTCTCCCGAACTCAAAGCCACGAGTAAGCCTAGCGACACCATGATGATCATTGCACGTAAGCCTGGCGAACGCATGCCGGTTGCAGTACTTAAGGCTCCTGTAGGCAGCTTTCCAATGAACTTTGCTTTAAATGATGCTCTAGCTATGAATCCAAGCGCACCTCTATCGCAATTGTCGGAAGCTAGCATAGAGGTGCGTATTTCAAAGACGGGTATGGCCAAGCCTGAGGCAGGCGATTTAATTTCTTCGGTACAAAATATCAAGGTTGGCGCAAACAATGTCCGCTTGCTAGTTGATCAAGTACGTCAGTAA
- a CDS encoding DsbE family thiol:disulfide interchange protein has protein sequence MKVKFLIPLVLFVGLVVFLAIGLNRDPHEVPSPLINKVAPNFEIPQLADPNKSFSPANMKGQVWILNVWVSWCVACREEHPVLVELAKSQKAPLIGLDYKDKREDALAMLVKQGNPYVLSAFDANGRVGIDYGVYGVPETYIIDQAGVIRFKHIGPLTMDLLNQKIYPKLNELKKS, from the coding sequence ATGAAAGTAAAATTTTTGATCCCGCTAGTACTGTTTGTCGGCCTTGTCGTTTTTTTGGCTATCGGTTTAAATCGTGATCCACACGAAGTTCCATCGCCCTTAATTAATAAGGTAGCGCCTAATTTTGAAATTCCACAATTAGCTGATCCTAATAAATCCTTTTCACCAGCTAATATGAAAGGTCAAGTATGGATCCTTAATGTGTGGGTCTCGTGGTGTGTAGCGTGTCGTGAAGAGCATCCTGTATTAGTAGAGCTGGCTAAATCTCAAAAGGCACCTCTTATTGGTTTGGATTACAAGGATAAGCGTGAGGATGCTCTGGCAATGCTGGTAAAGCAAGGTAATCCTTATGTGCTCTCAGCGTTCGACGCTAACGGACGCGTTGGTATTGACTACGGTGTCTATGGTGTGCCAGAGACCTACATCATTGACCAAGCTGGAGTAATACGCTTTAAACATATTGGTCCACTTACGATGGACTTATTAAATCAAAAAATCTACCCCAAGCTGAATGAGTTGAAGAAATCATGA
- a CDS encoding cytochrome c-type biogenesis protein CcmH, which translates to MKQSFLLAIFVFTLGNAFAKDAAPLADDPLTEQRLISISEEMRCLVCQNESLAGSRSDLANDLRREIRILIREGKSDDQIRSFMVERYGDFVLYRPPVKPVTWLLWIGPFVILGIGIAGLWTYLRRRNASVPNVTLTDADNQKIDALLNAASKKEG; encoded by the coding sequence ATGAAGCAGAGTTTTCTACTCGCTATTTTTGTATTTACTTTGGGCAATGCATTTGCTAAGGATGCCGCTCCTTTAGCAGATGATCCTTTAACAGAGCAACGTTTAATTAGTATCTCTGAAGAAATGCGTTGTTTGGTATGTCAGAATGAATCATTGGCTGGATCACGCTCTGACTTAGCAAATGATCTGCGTCGCGAAATTCGCATCCTCATCAGAGAAGGAAAGAGTGATGATCAAATTCGCTCTTTTATGGTCGAGCGCTATGGCGATTTCGTCTTATATCGCCCACCGGTTAAACCAGTGACCTGGCTGCTTTGGATAGGCCCCTTTGTTATCTTGGGAATCGGCATCGCAGGACTGTGGACCTATCTCAGACGAAGAAATGCTAGCGTCCCTAATGTGACCTTGACTGATGCAGACAACCAAAAAATTGACGCATTATTGAATGCTGCTAGCAAGAAAGAAGGATGA
- a CDS encoding Bug family tripartite tricarboxylate transporter substrate binding protein, with amino-acid sequence MQIGIGFFIGLASTQVIADNYLSKPIKAIVPFAPGSTTDQIGRAFAVKMSESLGQPVIVENKSGANGIIGADFVAQAPADGYTILIGTNSTNTALKSLVKNLPCSQDTAFTPLGYFGSAPLIIAVNNDVPAKSLNGFVSLAKANRGKMIFAYASTSQRISSEMLSSFADIKMTGASYKSGPNAMTDPIGAQVNMFTSHFGVSLPQVQAGKMRGLAVTSLKRSPVITELPTVNEALEIKGYELVAFFAALGLAGMPKGAILKLNQAINKGRQIKRLS; translated from the coding sequence TTGCAGATTGGTATTGGCTTTTTCATTGGACTAGCTAGCACCCAAGTGATTGCGGATAACTACCTCTCAAAGCCTATAAAAGCAATTGTGCCTTTTGCTCCTGGCAGCACCACCGACCAAATAGGACGCGCTTTTGCTGTCAAGATGTCTGAATCATTGGGGCAACCCGTTATTGTTGAAAATAAGTCTGGAGCAAATGGAATAATTGGCGCAGATTTTGTTGCACAAGCTCCTGCAGATGGTTATACGATACTAATCGGGACAAATAGCACCAATACCGCACTAAAAAGTCTCGTCAAAAATTTACCTTGCAGTCAAGATACTGCGTTTACTCCGCTTGGATACTTTGGATCTGCACCACTAATTATTGCTGTTAATAATGATGTACCCGCTAAATCACTGAATGGTTTTGTTTCTCTAGCAAAAGCAAATCGAGGAAAAATGATTTTTGCTTATGCGAGTACATCTCAGCGCATTTCATCTGAAATGCTCTCTAGCTTCGCAGACATCAAAATGACAGGGGCATCCTATAAAAGTGGTCCTAACGCGATGACTGATCCAATCGGCGCCCAGGTAAATATGTTTACATCTCACTTTGGAGTTTCTTTACCTCAAGTACAAGCAGGAAAAATGCGTGGCTTGGCAGTAACCTCTCTAAAACGTTCCCCAGTAATTACAGAGTTACCCACTGTGAATGAAGCTCTCGAAATTAAAGGTTATGAATTAGTTGCATTCTTTGCTGCATTGGGTCTAGCAGGCATGCCTAAGGGTGCAATCCTGAAGTTAAATCAAGCAATCAATAAAGGCCGCCAAATCAAAAGATTGAGTTGA
- a CDS encoding heavy metal translocating P-type ATPase: MDQKLALHCYHCSSLILSQDLIEAELGGESRSFCCSGCMAIAQTIHGEGLEVFYTRRSQASDRPPSYLASHEIPEKLKPYDDPSLLGRFTRTFGDGGSLETTLRLEKIRCAACVWLCEQHLRRHAGVQDVQINYVTQKAIVHFSPEKTSLARLLFSIEQIGYEAWPFEPSLSRDQSQKERRNLLLRLGVAMLGMMQVMMYAWPTYVGVDIAPEFEMLLAWVSWGLTVPVMIYSAGPIFHSAGRSLYSFRKTHMLGMDVPIALALALAFIAGTINLVKGSGQSYFDSITMFVAFILAARYVELLARQDAQGGAEALAKQLPATCELALHYPVSQEIKVVPVVNCNPGAVLRVSPGEVVPADGVLIENPSALDESLLTGESTPVEKKIGDRVYAGTHNILNPLFIRIEAVGQSTRIAGIASLLDQALLAKPVMVSLAEKWTAYFVVFLLLNAFASSVLWLYFDSSRAWTVLVSVLVASCPCALSFAVPTAMAAAQSAVTRLGLLIVRGHVMEGLVKATDVVLDKTGTLTMGQPELLEVTHIRAGYRREDVLAIAAALESGQRHPLALSLLRACAAENLLLPSFSDPVINHMGSGLSSGSYRLGSSAWVGVGQGSQLGQYGQVHLADDQGLIASFVFLDTPRVGLDQFLKAVKSRNISIHLVSGDDRSTVAWWAQHVGIEHFQGSCTPEDKYDYIEHLQKQGRCVWAIGDGVNDAPLLARADVSIAVGTGAPLAAAGADAILTASSLQPLAKALQLADKTQTIIKENLIWALIYNLLAIPAAMMGWVNPWVAGIGMSLSSLAVTLNAWRLRNA; the protein is encoded by the coding sequence ATGGATCAGAAGCTTGCTCTCCATTGTTATCACTGTTCGAGTCTAATTCTCTCTCAAGATTTAATCGAGGCAGAATTAGGTGGTGAGTCTCGCTCATTTTGCTGTTCGGGATGTATGGCGATTGCGCAAACTATTCATGGTGAGGGCTTAGAGGTTTTTTACACAAGACGTTCTCAAGCCAGCGATAGGCCGCCATCATATCTAGCATCTCATGAGATTCCAGAAAAGCTCAAGCCATACGATGACCCCTCATTACTGGGTCGCTTTACCCGAACCTTTGGGGATGGGGGTAGTCTAGAGACAACGCTGCGCCTAGAAAAAATTCGTTGTGCGGCCTGTGTTTGGTTGTGTGAGCAGCATCTGCGAAGACATGCAGGTGTTCAAGACGTTCAAATTAACTATGTCACCCAAAAAGCGATCGTTCATTTTTCGCCAGAGAAAACGAGCCTAGCAAGATTACTTTTTTCAATCGAGCAGATTGGATATGAGGCTTGGCCGTTTGAGCCATCACTCTCAAGAGATCAATCACAAAAAGAAAGGCGTAACCTTCTTCTACGCCTAGGTGTTGCTATGTTAGGCATGATGCAGGTGATGATGTACGCCTGGCCTACCTATGTTGGTGTGGACATCGCTCCTGAATTTGAAATGCTATTAGCTTGGGTGAGTTGGGGATTGACCGTTCCAGTCATGATCTATTCAGCAGGACCTATATTCCATTCGGCCGGGCGAAGTCTTTATTCATTCCGGAAAACGCATATGTTGGGAATGGATGTTCCCATAGCCCTAGCACTTGCCTTGGCTTTCATTGCAGGAACGATTAATTTAGTCAAAGGATCCGGTCAGAGTTATTTTGATTCGATCACGATGTTTGTGGCATTTATCTTAGCTGCTAGATATGTGGAATTGCTCGCTAGACAGGATGCTCAAGGTGGAGCAGAAGCTCTAGCAAAGCAACTGCCAGCAACATGCGAATTGGCATTGCATTACCCAGTTTCACAAGAGATTAAAGTAGTGCCCGTCGTGAATTGCAATCCTGGAGCCGTGCTGCGCGTTTCTCCCGGTGAGGTGGTGCCAGCAGATGGCGTTCTCATCGAAAATCCCAGTGCACTGGATGAGTCACTGCTCACAGGTGAATCAACACCAGTAGAGAAAAAAATTGGTGATCGTGTATATGCGGGAACCCATAACATTCTTAATCCTCTATTTATACGAATTGAAGCGGTTGGACAATCGACGCGTATAGCGGGTATTGCCTCTTTATTAGATCAAGCATTACTTGCGAAGCCAGTGATGGTGAGCCTTGCTGAAAAGTGGACTGCTTATTTTGTTGTCTTTCTATTGCTGAATGCATTTGCTTCATCTGTTCTTTGGCTTTATTTCGATTCTAGTCGTGCCTGGACTGTTTTAGTTTCAGTTCTAGTGGCCAGTTGTCCATGTGCACTATCGTTCGCGGTACCAACTGCCATGGCGGCGGCTCAGAGTGCGGTAACAAGGCTAGGATTGCTGATTGTTCGTGGCCATGTAATGGAAGGTTTAGTAAAGGCGACAGATGTGGTGCTTGATAAAACGGGTACATTAACGATGGGTCAACCTGAATTGTTGGAGGTCACTCATATACGCGCAGGCTATCGTCGTGAGGACGTTTTAGCTATCGCGGCTGCACTTGAGTCTGGACAAAGACATCCTCTAGCCCTCTCTTTATTGCGTGCTTGCGCAGCTGAAAATCTCTTACTTCCCTCATTCAGTGATCCAGTAATAAATCATATGGGCAGCGGCTTAAGTTCTGGTTCGTATCGCTTAGGTAGTTCAGCATGGGTTGGGGTAGGGCAGGGTAGTCAGTTAGGTCAATATGGACAGGTGCACTTAGCAGATGATCAAGGTTTAATTGCGAGCTTTGTATTTTTGGATACCCCAAGAGTGGGTTTAGATCAATTCTTAAAAGCGGTGAAGTCGAGAAATATTTCTATTCATTTGGTTTCGGGCGATGATCGATCTACTGTTGCATGGTGGGCTCAGCATGTTGGGATTGAACATTTTCAGGGTTCTTGTACGCCAGAAGATAAATACGATTATATTGAGCACTTACAAAAACAAGGGCGATGTGTATGGGCTATCGGAGACGGAGTCAATGATGCCCCCTTGCTGGCTCGAGCCGATGTGTCAATAGCAGTCGGAACTGGTGCACCTCTAGCTGCTGCTGGTGCGGATGCAATTTTGACTGCTAGCTCGCTGCAGCCTTTGGCAAAAGCATTGCAATTGGCAGATAAAACTCAGACCATCATTAAGGAAAATTTAATATGGGCATTGATTTATAACTTGCTGGCGATACCAGCTGCAATGATGGGCTGGGTCAATCCATGGGTAGCGGGAATCGGCATGTCTCTTTCCTCGCTCGCAGTGACTTTAAATGCCTGGCGTTTACGAAACGCTTAG
- a CDS encoding TAXI family TRAP transporter solute-binding subunit, whose product MDNLALLNDSKSGVAFAMVQGGVANINDDPKLVSIARMFYEPIWVWYREGAFKNDREQLKILSQLKGKRVSIGNEGSGTLVLTKDLFKTSGIAEHEMTAERLKPD is encoded by the coding sequence TTGGATAACTTGGCCCTTTTAAATGATTCAAAGTCGGGTGTGGCATTCGCAATGGTCCAAGGCGGTGTTGCAAATATTAATGACGATCCAAAGTTAGTATCGATTGCGAGAATGTTTTATGAGCCAATCTGGGTTTGGTATCGTGAGGGAGCTTTTAAAAACGATCGCGAACAGCTCAAGATTTTGAGTCAACTCAAAGGTAAACGGGTGTCCATTGGTAACGAGGGTAGTGGCACCCTAGTGTTAACCAAAGATTTATTCAAAACTAGCGGCATTGCTGAACATGAGATGACTGCTGAGAGATTAAAGCCTGATTAG
- a CDS encoding MFS transporter, with product MTALQEEGHLSNLQSGLIASAFFFGYMLAVPLATALTDRVDARKVYLVGGLTATCGLLGMGLLANNFWTALFFMALNGAGLAGAYMPGLKILSDRIQSGELTRHIAFYTAFFGRGTGFSYLCLGWILSALGWIMYLA from the coding sequence TTGACTGCCCTCCAAGAGGAGGGGCACCTGAGTAATTTGCAGTCTGGACTAATTGCCAGCGCTTTTTTCTTTGGTTATATGCTTGCTGTTCCCTTAGCGACTGCATTAACGGATCGAGTTGATGCGCGTAAGGTCTATTTAGTTGGTGGTCTTACTGCTACTTGCGGTCTGTTGGGGATGGGCTTATTGGCAAATAACTTCTGGACTGCGCTGTTCTTTATGGCTTTGAATGGCGCAGGTCTTGCAGGTGCATACATGCCAGGCCTCAAGATTTTATCTGATCGTATTCAGTCAGGAGAATTAACTCGCCATATTGCTTTTTATACTGCCTTCTTTGGAAGAGGAACAGGTTTTTCCTATCTCTGTTTAGGTTGGATTTTGAGTGCACTTGGTTGGATTATGTATTTGGCGTGA
- a CDS encoding SDR family oxidoreductase: protein MALVTGAGTGIGKAAAQTLLRGGYKVVLTRRNLDRLEKAIAAIGGNQSNSLAVSCDIGKLNEVTRLVAALSDHFGRIDALFNNAGMGAPAIPMEELTYEQWMNVVNANLCGAFLCSQEAIRMLKAQSPQGSSIINNGSISAYAPRPMSAPYTATKHAISGLIKAIALDGRPFNIACGPIDIGNAATEMTELMAARIMQADQSMKVDPRMDVDHVGETVLHMAQLPLESNILSMTIMATNMPFVGRR from the coding sequence ATCGCCCTGGTTACGGGCGCAGGAACCGGTATTGGAAAAGCAGCTGCTCAGACCCTCCTCCGAGGGGGTTATAAAGTCGTGCTCACCAGACGTAATCTTGATAGACTGGAAAAAGCGATTGCTGCTATAGGAGGCAATCAAAGTAATTCCCTTGCTGTTTCATGTGATATTGGCAAACTCAATGAAGTTACAAGGCTTGTTGCGGCCTTGAGTGATCATTTTGGACGCATCGATGCGCTATTTAATAACGCCGGCATGGGTGCTCCAGCAATTCCGATGGAAGAGTTGACCTACGAACAGTGGATGAATGTAGTCAATGCCAATCTCTGTGGTGCGTTTCTATGCTCACAAGAGGCCATTCGCATGCTGAAGGCCCAATCTCCTCAAGGCAGCAGCATTATTAATAATGGCTCGATCTCAGCGTATGCGCCTCGCCCGATGTCAGCGCCTTACACTGCAACAAAACATGCAATCAGCGGTTTAATAAAAGCCATCGCTTTAGATGGACGCCCCTTTAATATTGCCTGCGGTCCAATCGATATTGGTAATGCTGCTACTGAAATGACAGAACTTATGGCCGCCAGAATTATGCAAGCCGATCAATCCATGAAGGTGGATCCACGTATGGATGTGGATCATGTGGGTGAAACCGTGTTGCATATGGCTCAACTTCCACTCGAAAGCAATATTCTCTCCATGACGATTATGGCAACCAATATGCCATTTGTTGGAAGGCGCTAG